From a region of the Ammospiza caudacuta isolate bAmmCau1 chromosome 36, bAmmCau1.pri, whole genome shotgun sequence genome:
- the MBLAC1 gene encoding metallo-beta-lactamase domain-containing protein 1 gives MPRGYRTSPLGSLSIPGPLYSLRVLRVGYNRPNPDGSCRADGSVTLIHGGPLTVLVDTGGPWLRPHLPCLLGAHGVAPEDITHVVVTHGHSDHAGNLNAFPRATLLVGFDLSRGEGLYLPHGLARGVPMELHPGHLRVIPTPGHTRAHVSLVALGTSAGTVAVAGDVFEHGEDEGEWEALSEEPEVQRKSREGLVAVAEVIVPGHGEPFRVVRESLVQSRLSLARA, from the exons ATGCCCCGTGGGTACCGCACGTCCCCGCTGGGCTCTCTGTCCATCCCGGGCCCCCTTTACTCCCTCCGCGTTCTCCGCGTGGGCTACAACCGCCCCAACCCCGACGGCTCCTGCCGCGCCGACGGCTCCGTCACCCTCATCCACGGCGGCCCCTTGACCGTGCTGGTGGACACCGGCGGGCCCTGGCTCCGGCCGCAcctcccctgcctgctgggcGCCCACGGCGTCGCCCCTGAGGACATCACGCACGTCGTGGTCACCCACGGGCACTCGGACCACGCGGGCAACCTGAACGCGTTCCCGCGGGCCACGCTGCTGGTGGGCTTCGACCTGAGCCGCGGCGAGGGGCTCTACCTGCCCCACGGGCTGGCGCGGGGAGTGCCCATGGAGCTGCACCCCGGGCACCTCCGCGTCATCCCCACGCCCGGGCACACGCGGGCGCACGTCAGCCTGGTGGCGCTGGGGACGTCGGCGGGCACGGTGGCGGTGGCCGGGGATGTGTTCGAGCACGGCGAGGATGAGGGGGAGTGGGAGGCGCTGAGCGAGGAGCCCGAGGTGcagaggaagagcagggagGGCTTGGTGGCCGTGGCGGAGGTGATCGTGCCCGGGCATGGGGAGCCCTTCAGGGTGGTCAGGGA GAGTCTTGTCCAATCACGTCTCTCGCTGGCCAGGGCCTGA